From Bifidobacterium sp. ESL0790, one genomic window encodes:
- a CDS encoding ATPase, T2SS/T4P/T4SS family, with protein MMFGPLQPLVSDSKLTDIAVTCEGRVWVDRGEGMREYHPAIPFRSPQVVRQYASQLCSQLGRRLDEACPIADASSSEGIRVHAVIAPLVPEGAAISIRFPSRFVPRLSGLGAEGLFPTSWFSVLCGLVRKRATILITGGTGSGKTTLMKALLDQCDPNERIVSVEEVRELGDLKRGDYVSLVAREANVEGAGAVGLPELVKATLRMRPDRIVLGECRGEEIADLLRAFNSGHHGGMVTLHADNVARVPSRLVALGLLAGLDRQALMMLAANAFDVVLHLERIEGKRHIVQIGRLVVAHDEFVGVPIATWNGREGAVPGPMWGQFVRQWT; from the coding sequence ATGATGTTCGGTCCGTTGCAACCGCTGGTCAGCGACTCGAAGCTGACCGACATCGCGGTGACATGTGAGGGCAGGGTGTGGGTCGATCGGGGAGAGGGGATGCGCGAATACCATCCGGCCATCCCCTTCCGCTCGCCGCAGGTGGTGCGCCAGTACGCCTCGCAATTGTGCTCGCAGCTGGGCAGGAGGCTCGACGAGGCGTGCCCCATCGCCGATGCCTCAAGCTCCGAGGGTATTCGTGTGCACGCGGTCATCGCGCCGTTGGTGCCTGAGGGCGCGGCGATCTCGATTCGTTTCCCCAGTCGTTTCGTCCCCAGGCTGAGCGGTTTGGGAGCCGAAGGGCTGTTCCCGACGTCGTGGTTCTCGGTGCTGTGCGGGCTGGTGCGCAAACGTGCCACCATACTGATCACCGGGGGCACCGGATCGGGCAAGACCACGTTGATGAAGGCGCTTTTGGATCAATGTGATCCGAATGAGCGCATCGTCAGCGTCGAGGAGGTGCGCGAGCTCGGAGATCTGAAACGTGGCGATTACGTCTCGCTGGTGGCTCGCGAGGCCAATGTGGAAGGGGCCGGCGCAGTTGGCTTGCCCGAGCTGGTGAAGGCGACGTTGCGCATGCGGCCCGACCGCATCGTGCTGGGCGAGTGCCGTGGCGAGGAGATCGCTGATTTGCTGAGGGCCTTCAATTCCGGCCATCACGGCGGCATGGTCACCCTGCACGCCGACAACGTGGCTCGTGTGCCATCGAGGCTTGTGGCGCTGGGGCTTTTGGCCGGGCTCGACCGGCAGGCGCTGATGATGCTGGCCGCCAACGCCTTCGACGTCGTGCTGCACTTGGAGCGGATTGAGGGCAAGCGCCATATCGTCCAGATTGGCAGGCTGGTGGTCGCCCACGACGAGTTCGTGGGTGTGCCCATAGCCACATGGAACGGCAGGGAGGGCGCGGTGCCCGGGCCGATGTGGGGGCAGTTTGTTCGGCAATGGACCTAG
- a CDS encoding DUF4244 domain-containing protein → MNMNMATGNGLMTLESGADRGLATIPQRAMTKMCMADAKVRAWLERDDEGAVTAEYAVVLVAATAFAAVLIALLKSGEVKTLLLNIIKKALKVAA, encoded by the coding sequence ATGAATATGAATATGGCAACCGGAAACGGATTGATGACGCTTGAGAGCGGTGCGGACCGCGGCCTGGCGACGATTCCGCAGCGAGCGATGACCAAGATGTGCATGGCCGACGCGAAGGTGCGCGCGTGGTTGGAGCGTGACGACGAAGGCGCGGTCACGGCGGAATACGCCGTCGTGCTGGTGGCCGCCACAGCCTTCGCGGCCGTGCTGATCGCGCTGCTCAAATCGGGGGAAGTCAAGACGCTCCTGCTCAACATCATCAAGAAGGCCCTGAAGGTCGCCGCGTGA
- a CDS encoding TadE family type IV pilus minor pilin: protein MQRLVDGGRRLFRKARDAVRGVDRGVVTAEFATVLPAVVVIAALLLLLARAVTVEMNCQDAASVGARVAVTTKDDGRARTAALEAADHGAQVSISRGVTKVDVVVSCPVMPDPLHVLPHAVEGKATGLLQ, encoded by the coding sequence ATGCAACGCTTGGTTGATGGTGGGCGTCGGCTGTTCCGCAAGGCGCGTGACGCCGTCAGGGGCGTGGACCGTGGCGTGGTGACCGCCGAGTTCGCCACGGTGCTGCCGGCGGTGGTGGTCATCGCCGCGCTGCTGCTGTTGCTGGCGAGGGCGGTGACCGTGGAGATGAACTGCCAGGACGCGGCCTCGGTGGGAGCTCGTGTGGCCGTCACCACCAAGGATGACGGCCGTGCGCGTACGGCGGCTCTTGAGGCCGCCGACCATGGGGCGCAGGTTTCGATCAGCCGTGGCGTCACCAAGGTCGATGTGGTGGTCAGCTGCCCGGTTATGCCCGATCCGCTGCACGTGCTGCCCCATGCGGTCGAGGGCAAGGCGACTGGTCTGTTGCAATAG
- a CDS encoding Rv3654c family TadE-like protein codes for MDADSPNTDSSGVVSAAVKPPRRKKLARMLRRRAFWRGDDEGSGTVTGVMLVAVTAILLVVIAMGGRLLICIAHARSVADQAAIAGAISEWKGEGDPCIRAGLAASANGGVLISCTVKDDDVNVKVSYATSVPVAPQVVREARAGPVPCGT; via the coding sequence ATGGACGCTGATTCACCAAATACCGATTCGTCGGGTGTGGTTTCGGCCGCCGTGAAGCCGCCGCGTCGCAAGAAGCTGGCGCGGATGCTGCGCCGACGTGCGTTCTGGCGGGGCGACGACGAGGGCTCGGGGACCGTCACCGGCGTGATGTTGGTGGCCGTCACCGCCATCCTGCTCGTGGTGATAGCCATGGGTGGCCGCTTGCTCATCTGCATCGCCCACGCGCGCAGCGTCGCCGACCAGGCGGCAATCGCCGGGGCGATCTCGGAATGGAAGGGCGAGGGTGATCCGTGCATTCGCGCGGGCTTGGCCGCCAGCGCCAACGGAGGCGTGCTCATCTCCTGCACGGTGAAGGACGACGATGTGAACGTGAAGGTCTCGTACGCCACATCCGTGCCCGTGGCCCCGCAAGTCGTGCGCGAGGCCCGCGCCGGCCCCGTCCCTTGCGGCACGTGA
- a CDS encoding DNA polymerase III subunit gamma and tau: protein MALALYRRYRPDTFDGIIGQNQVTVPLSRALDEGKLTHAYLFSGPRGCGKTSSARILARCINCAKGPTSHPCGVCDSCKDLETGGPGSIDVVEIDAASHNGVEDARELRERAAFAPARDRYKIFILDEAHMVTQQGFNALLKIVEEPPEHVMFIFATTEPDKVISTIRSRTHHYPFRLVSPEVMGPYLEQICDQEEIDPEPGVLKLAMRAGGGSVRDTLSVLDQLMVGAVDGEISYDSAVALLGFTPDALIGEAIDAVIDADGEKLYGVVQKVVVGGFEPRRFVEDLLSRVRDLLVLTLGGEKAEGVLNDDSAAQDMGDLHRQASALGLSTLTAMAEIINTALGGMTGATSPRMRLELLAARLLSGRENGFGLTQPTAQNGANAGRPGQAPNGGRANPSGPAAQGGGFIGSNRNAAPRGNGGMGAGANGPAANGNAAMAGADRLNGQHGQNPQNTQSGFAGAANTQASAAARQPGSRPTNAPATPQGNGPSSQTAGQSSAQNASAAASPKGAGAPAPASAAPHVDPNATPDEKWDVVLSALPEGVKEYVTRDKVPQIAFMTNAAGKSRLAMTFDCALSQHAFALALASDAAHNGEKAANVVLDTVRSVFGQQTMIAPTGVAANGEKVVSTKRMKPDELAQVKRKIALSKAGLVDGASIGSTQHGASEPKTQAKDEKGADESDDSSHRAGQPKPVEAQPRAAAANVSTAKQADDDSAAGTGANVRTDGKADAETETDSDAVTNAGGSRPEDDDDYDPWLHPLGNVEDESGEASGETKTEQALDAAAESDTHHKKYVAVPDTSDGIDPWAISTSPSADGVDNAAGNSDMANDSANSIGSAASDTGTNAKQTAGNASGMTDSGSSQGTGPQPAAPGQAISPQSAAAAGNASSNMGGAGQGKPSPDAANDNSDLRERFKRPDVESGANRPEVAAEEDEYSLNDESLGQATALGLDELKKLFEVKKVEQFAADDPHNPKNIKPASRHDNEQH from the coding sequence ATGGCACTTGCATTGTATCGGCGATATCGGCCAGACACTTTTGATGGAATCATCGGCCAGAACCAGGTCACCGTCCCCCTCTCCAGGGCCTTGGACGAGGGCAAGCTGACGCATGCCTACCTGTTCTCCGGCCCGCGTGGATGCGGCAAGACCAGCTCCGCGCGCATCCTCGCCCGGTGCATCAACTGCGCCAAGGGCCCCACCTCCCATCCCTGCGGTGTGTGCGACAGCTGCAAGGACTTGGAGACCGGCGGCCCCGGGTCGATCGACGTGGTGGAGATCGACGCCGCCAGCCATAACGGCGTGGAGGACGCCCGTGAGCTGCGTGAGCGCGCCGCCTTCGCCCCGGCCCGCGACCGCTACAAGATCTTCATCCTCGACGAGGCCCACATGGTCACCCAGCAGGGGTTCAACGCCTTGCTGAAGATTGTGGAGGAGCCGCCCGAGCATGTCATGTTCATTTTCGCGACGACTGAGCCCGACAAGGTCATCTCCACGATTCGCTCGCGCACCCACCACTATCCCTTCCGTCTGGTCTCCCCGGAGGTCATGGGCCCCTATCTCGAGCAGATCTGCGACCAGGAGGAGATCGACCCGGAACCTGGGGTGCTCAAGCTGGCCATGCGTGCCGGCGGCGGCTCGGTGCGCGACACGCTTTCCGTGCTCGACCAGCTGATGGTCGGCGCGGTCGACGGCGAGATTTCATACGATTCGGCGGTGGCCCTGCTGGGCTTCACCCCCGACGCCCTCATCGGCGAGGCCATTGACGCGGTGATCGACGCCGACGGTGAGAAGCTTTACGGTGTGGTCCAGAAAGTGGTGGTCGGCGGCTTCGAGCCACGGCGGTTCGTGGAGGACTTGCTTTCTCGCGTCCGTGACTTGCTCGTGCTCACCTTGGGTGGCGAGAAGGCCGAGGGTGTGCTTAACGACGATTCCGCCGCGCAGGACATGGGTGACCTTCATCGTCAGGCTTCGGCGCTGGGGCTTTCCACGCTGACCGCGATGGCCGAGATCATCAACACCGCCCTTGGAGGCATGACCGGCGCCACATCGCCGCGCATGCGGCTGGAACTTCTGGCCGCGCGCCTGCTCTCCGGCCGTGAGAACGGCTTCGGATTGACGCAGCCTACCGCGCAGAACGGCGCGAACGCAGGGCGGCCCGGTCAGGCTCCGAACGGTGGACGAGCCAATCCTTCCGGCCCTGCTGCCCAAGGCGGGGGCTTCATTGGTTCGAACCGCAACGCCGCGCCGCGAGGCAATGGTGGGATGGGTGCCGGGGCCAACGGTCCCGCTGCCAATGGGAATGCTGCGATGGCAGGTGCCGATCGTCTCAATGGGCAGCATGGCCAGAATCCGCAGAATACGCAAAGCGGTTTCGCCGGCGCTGCGAATACCCAAGCTTCGGCCGCCGCGCGTCAGCCAGGTTCCCGACCGACCAACGCGCCCGCAACACCGCAAGGCAACGGTCCGTCCTCGCAGACTGCTGGTCAGTCCAGTGCGCAAAACGCTTCTGCCGCCGCGTCGCCCAAGGGAGCGGGCGCTCCTGCTCCCGCATCGGCGGCACCGCATGTCGATCCGAACGCCACTCCCGACGAGAAGTGGGATGTCGTGCTCTCGGCGTTGCCGGAAGGCGTCAAGGAATATGTCACGCGTGACAAGGTGCCGCAGATCGCGTTCATGACCAACGCGGCCGGGAAGTCACGCCTGGCCATGACCTTCGACTGCGCGCTGAGCCAGCACGCCTTCGCGCTGGCACTGGCCTCCGACGCCGCGCACAACGGTGAGAAGGCCGCCAACGTGGTGCTCGACACGGTCCGTTCCGTCTTCGGCCAGCAGACGATGATCGCGCCGACCGGCGTGGCGGCCAACGGTGAGAAAGTCGTGTCGACCAAGCGGATGAAGCCGGACGAGCTCGCCCAGGTCAAGCGTAAGATAGCCCTTTCGAAGGCCGGCCTCGTGGACGGCGCATCCATCGGCTCCACGCAGCACGGGGCCTCCGAACCCAAGACCCAAGCCAAAGATGAGAAAGGCGCCGACGAAAGCGACGATTCGTCCCACCGAGCGGGCCAGCCGAAGCCGGTAGAAGCACAGCCGCGCGCGGCCGCCGCGAACGTTTCGACGGCCAAACAGGCGGATGATGATTCGGCTGCCGGTACTGGCGCGAACGTCAGAACTGATGGCAAGGCTGACGCCGAAACGGAAACTGACTCCGACGCGGTGACGAACGCCGGCGGGTCGCGGCCTGAGGATGACGATGATTACGATCCTTGGCTGCATCCGCTGGGCAACGTTGAGGATGAGTCTGGCGAGGCAAGTGGGGAGACGAAGACCGAACAGGCGCTGGACGCTGCGGCCGAATCCGATACCCACCATAAGAAGTATGTCGCCGTTCCTGATACCAGCGATGGGATCGACCCGTGGGCGATCTCCACATCGCCGAGTGCTGATGGTGTCGACAACGCCGCAGGGAATAGCGACATGGCTAATGACTCGGCCAATAGCATCGGCTCTGCTGCTTCTGATACAGGTACGAATGCCAAACAAACGGCTGGAAATGCTAGTGGGATGACCGATTCCGGTTCCTCGCAAGGTACTGGTCCGCAACCGGCGGCACCTGGCCAGGCGATATCCCCGCAATCCGCCGCAGCGGCTGGCAACGCGTCTTCGAATATGGGCGGAGCTGGTCAAGGCAAGCCTTCGCCAGACGCCGCGAACGACAACTCCGATTTGAGGGAGCGTTTCAAGAGGCCTGACGTCGAAAGCGGCGCCAACCGCCCGGAGGTCGCGGCCGAGGAGGACGAGTACTCGCTCAACGACGAATCGCTGGGCCAAGCCACCGCTCTCGGGCTCGACGAGCTCAAGAAACTCTTCGAGGTGAAGAAGGTCGAGCAGTTCGCCGCCGACGACCCGCACAATCCCAAGAACATCAAACCGGCCAGCAGGCATGACAACGAGCAACACTAG
- the recR gene encoding recombination mediator RecR: MALAYDGAIQRLIDAFAHLPGIGPKGAQRIAFYLLSANDEEAQELADAIREVKEKVRFCDICGNVCETSPCPVCADPRRDHTTICVVEEPKDVMSIERTREFHGVYHVLGGAINPMANIGPGDLAIPKLLDRLKTDEVKEIILALDPNIEGEATVTYLSRLLSPLGLKVTRLASGLPVGSDLEYADEITLGRALAGRREA, encoded by the coding sequence ATGGCATTGGCCTATGACGGCGCGATCCAGCGTCTCATCGACGCGTTCGCGCATCTGCCGGGCATCGGGCCCAAAGGGGCGCAGCGCATCGCCTTCTACCTGCTTTCCGCCAACGACGAGGAGGCGCAGGAACTCGCCGACGCCATCCGTGAGGTCAAGGAGAAGGTGCGTTTCTGCGACATCTGTGGCAACGTCTGCGAGACGAGCCCGTGCCCGGTGTGCGCCGACCCGCGTCGAGACCACACCACGATCTGCGTGGTGGAGGAGCCCAAGGACGTGATGAGCATCGAGCGCACGCGCGAGTTCCACGGTGTCTACCATGTGCTCGGCGGGGCGATCAACCCCATGGCCAACATCGGTCCGGGCGATCTTGCCATCCCCAAGCTGCTCGACAGGCTCAAAACCGACGAGGTCAAGGAGATCATCCTGGCGCTCGACCCCAACATCGAGGGCGAGGCCACCGTGACCTACCTGAGCCGTCTGCTCTCCCCGCTGGGCCTCAAGGTCACCCGCCTGGCCAGCGGCCTGCCGGTGGGAAGCGACCTGGAATACGCCGACGAGATCACGCTGGGCCGCGCGCTCGCCGGCCGTCGCGAGGCGTAA
- a CDS encoding aspartate kinase: protein MALIVQKYGGSSVADAESLKRVARRIVETKRAGNDVAVVVSAMGDTTDDLIDQAQSIDSNPPAREMDMLMTAGERISMSLLAMAIHAEGEHAYSFTGSQAGFMTDAQFGAAHIRSVKPKRVSHALSQGSVAIVAGFQGINVDGDYTTLGRGGSDTSAVALAVALGADICEIYTDVDGIFTADPRIVPTARRIPIISYEAILEMASCGSKVLALRCVEYAQRFKMPLHVRSSFSHRMGTLVVPDGVDARTLPNLG, encoded by the coding sequence GTGGCTCTTATCGTGCAGAAGTATGGCGGTTCCTCCGTCGCCGACGCGGAATCGCTCAAACGCGTGGCCAGGCGCATCGTGGAGACCAAGCGCGCCGGCAACGACGTGGCCGTGGTGGTCTCGGCGATGGGCGACACCACCGACGACCTCATCGACCAGGCCCAGAGCATCGACTCCAACCCTCCCGCCCGCGAGATGGACATGCTCATGACCGCCGGTGAGCGCATCTCGATGAGCCTTCTGGCCATGGCCATCCACGCCGAAGGCGAGCATGCTTATTCCTTCACCGGCTCCCAGGCCGGTTTCATGACCGACGCCCAATTCGGCGCCGCGCACATCCGCTCCGTCAAGCCCAAGCGCGTCAGCCACGCCCTCTCGCAGGGCAGCGTGGCGATCGTCGCAGGGTTTCAAGGCATCAACGTCGACGGCGACTACACCACCCTCGGCCGCGGCGGCTCCGACACCTCGGCGGTGGCGCTCGCGGTGGCGCTGGGAGCCGATATCTGCGAGATCTACACCGACGTCGACGGCATCTTCACCGCCGACCCGCGCATCGTGCCCACGGCCCGGCGCATCCCCATCATCAGTTATGAGGCGATCCTCGAGATGGCCTCCTGCGGCTCGAAGGTGCTCGCCCTGCGCTGCGTCGAATACGCCCAGCGCTTCAAGATGCCGTTGCATGTGCGCAGCTCGTTCTCGCACCGCATGGGCACGTTGGTGGTGCCCGACGGGGTTGACGCGCGCACCCTGCCCAACCTCGGTTAA
- a CDS encoding ACT domain-containing protein: MGDLFPDLGPEAPVISGVAHDRTEALCTVRGVKNEPGMAAKVFTQLALAGVNVDMIVQAGASTGTAEISFTVPENTVKKVDSVLTAKQQELGYASYDINSEVGKVAVVGVGMKTHSGLAAKFFEALSEKGINVLMISTSEIRIAALVPLDQLDDAVRALHTAYGLDASQVEAVVYGGTGR; this comes from the coding sequence ATGGGCGACCTGTTCCCCGACCTCGGCCCCGAGGCCCCGGTCATCTCCGGGGTGGCGCACGACCGCACCGAGGCGCTGTGCACCGTGCGCGGCGTGAAGAACGAGCCGGGCATGGCCGCCAAGGTCTTCACCCAGCTGGCGCTCGCGGGCGTCAACGTCGACATGATCGTGCAGGCCGGTGCCTCCACCGGCACCGCCGAAATCTCCTTCACCGTGCCCGAAAACACGGTCAAGAAGGTCGATTCCGTGCTCACCGCCAAGCAGCAGGAGCTCGGCTATGCCAGCTACGACATCAACTCCGAGGTCGGCAAGGTCGCCGTGGTCGGCGTGGGCATGAAGACCCATTCCGGGCTCGCGGCCAAGTTCTTCGAGGCGTTGAGCGAGAAGGGCATCAACGTGCTCATGATCTCGACCTCCGAGATCCGCATCGCCGCGCTCGTGCCGCTTGACCAGCTCGACGACGCTGTGCGCGCCCTGCACACCGCCTATGGCCTCGACGCCAGCCAGGTGGAGGCCGTCGTCTACGGCGGCACCGGTCGCTGA